The Prionailurus viverrinus isolate Anna chromosome B4, UM_Priviv_1.0, whole genome shotgun sequence genome has a window encoding:
- the ITFG2 gene encoding KICSTOR complex protein ITFG2 isoform X1 → MRSVSYVQRVALEFSGSLFPHAICLGDVDNDTMTKFKHRELGSNPGSCTEPLCYAACPRCVCQSPLEQPKWKHQLNELVVGDTSGKLFVYKNDDSRPWLTCSCQGMLTCVGVGDVCNKGKPSLLCLCLSQNLVVAVSAEGWFHLCDLTPTKALDASGHHETLMGEEQHPVFKQHIPANTKVMLISDIDGDGCCELVVGYTDRVVRAFRWEDLGEGTEHPTGQLVSLKKWTLEGQVDSLSVTPGPLGVPELMVSQPGCAYAILLCTWNKDAGPPPTSEGAPEGSREAPAARDVMLHQTSGRIHNKNVSTHLIGNIKRGHNSEMGGSGLFALCTLDGTLKLMEEADKLLWSVQVDHQLFALEKLDVTGNGHEEVVACAWDGQTYIIDHNRTVVRFQVDENIRAFCAGLYACKEGRNSPCLVYVTFNQKIYVYWEVQLERMESTNLLKLLEAEPEFQSLLQELGMDPDDLPAVRALLHQTLYHPDQPPQCAPASLHDPT, encoded by the exons ATGAGGTCGGTTAGCTACGTGCAACGCGTGGCCCTGGAATTTAGCGGGAGCCTCTTCCCGCACGCGATCTGCCTCGGAGACGTCGATAACGATACG atgacaaaattTAAGCATAgagagctgggttcaaatccaggcagCTGCACTGAACCTCTGTGCTATGCAGCCTGCCCCCGGTGTGTCTGCCAAAGTCCTCTGGAGCAGCCGAAATGGAAACATCAG TTAAATGAATTGGTGGTGGGGGACACCAGCGGGAAGctgtttgtgtataagaatgaTGACAGCCGGCCGTGGCTCACCTGTTCCTGCCAGGGCATG CTGACTTGTGTTGGGGTTGGAGATGTTTGTAATAAAGGAAAG CCATCCCTCCtatgcctctgcctctcccagaaCCTGGTGGTGGCGGTGAGTGCTGAGGGATGGTTTCACCTGTGTGACCTGACGCCTACCAAGGCCCTGGATGCTTCTGGGCACCACGAGACCCTAATGGGAGAGGAGCAGCATCCAGTCTTCAAGCagcacatccctgccaacaccaAGGTCATGCTGATCAGCGACATCG ATGGAGATGGGTGTTGTGAGCTGGTGGTCGGTTACACGGACCGTGTGGTACGGGCTTTCCGCTGGGAAGATCTGGGTGAAGGCACTGAACATCCAACAGGGCAGCTGGTGTCACTCAAGAAGTGGACACTGGAGGGTCAG GTGGACAGTCTTTCAGTGACTCCAGGGCCCTTGGGTGTTCCTGAACTGATGGTGTCTCAGCCGGGCTGTGCTTACGCCATTCTCCTGTGTACCTGGAACAAGGACGCCgggccccctcccacctctgagGGGGCCCCGGAGGGCAGCAG ggAGGCCCCGGCTGCCCGAGATGTCATGTTGCACCAGACTTCCGGCCGCATCCACAACAAGAATGTCTCCACCCACCTCATTGGCAACATCAAACGAG GCCACAACTCTGAGATGGGTGGCTCCGGCCTCTTTGCCCTCTGCACCCTGGATG GGACGCTGAAGCTCATGGAGGAAGCAGACAAGCTGCTGTGGTCGGTGCAGGTGGATCATCAGCTTTTTGCCCTAGAGAAACTGGATGTCACG GGCAATGGGCATGAGGAGGTGGTTGCCTGTGCCTGGGATGGACAGACGTATATCATTGATCACAACCGCACCGTCGTCCGCTTCCAAGTGGACGAGAATATCCGAGCCTTCTGTGCAG GCCTGTATGCCTGCAAGGAGGGCCGCAACAGCCCCTGCCTCGTGTACGTCACGTTCAACCAGAAGATCTACGTGTACTGGGAGGTGCAGCTTGAGCGGATGGAGTCGACCAATCTGCTGAAACTGCTGGAGGCTGAGCCAGAGTTCCAGAGCCTGCTGCAGGAGCTGGGCATGG ATCCTGATGACCTCCCAGCTGTCCGCGCCCTGCTTCACCAAACCCTCTACCATCCAGACCAGCCCCCACAGTGTGCTCCTGCAAGCCTCCACGATCCCACCTAG
- the ITFG2 gene encoding KICSTOR complex protein ITFG2 isoform X2: protein MRSVSYVQRVALEFSGSLFPHAICLGDVDNDTMTKFKHRELGSNPGSCTEPLCYAACPRCVCQSPLEQPKWKHQLNELVVGDTSGKLFVYKNDDSRPWLTCSCQGMLTCVGVGDVCNKGKNLVVAVSAEGWFHLCDLTPTKALDASGHHETLMGEEQHPVFKQHIPANTKVMLISDIDGDGCCELVVGYTDRVVRAFRWEDLGEGTEHPTGQLVSLKKWTLEGQVDSLSVTPGPLGVPELMVSQPGCAYAILLCTWNKDAGPPPTSEGAPEGSREAPAARDVMLHQTSGRIHNKNVSTHLIGNIKRGHNSEMGGSGLFALCTLDGTLKLMEEADKLLWSVQVDHQLFALEKLDVTGNGHEEVVACAWDGQTYIIDHNRTVVRFQVDENIRAFCAGLYACKEGRNSPCLVYVTFNQKIYVYWEVQLERMESTNLLKLLEAEPEFQSLLQELGMDPDDLPAVRALLHQTLYHPDQPPQCAPASLHDPT from the exons ATGAGGTCGGTTAGCTACGTGCAACGCGTGGCCCTGGAATTTAGCGGGAGCCTCTTCCCGCACGCGATCTGCCTCGGAGACGTCGATAACGATACG atgacaaaattTAAGCATAgagagctgggttcaaatccaggcagCTGCACTGAACCTCTGTGCTATGCAGCCTGCCCCCGGTGTGTCTGCCAAAGTCCTCTGGAGCAGCCGAAATGGAAACATCAG TTAAATGAATTGGTGGTGGGGGACACCAGCGGGAAGctgtttgtgtataagaatgaTGACAGCCGGCCGTGGCTCACCTGTTCCTGCCAGGGCATG CTGACTTGTGTTGGGGTTGGAGATGTTTGTAATAAAGGAAAG aaCCTGGTGGTGGCGGTGAGTGCTGAGGGATGGTTTCACCTGTGTGACCTGACGCCTACCAAGGCCCTGGATGCTTCTGGGCACCACGAGACCCTAATGGGAGAGGAGCAGCATCCAGTCTTCAAGCagcacatccctgccaacaccaAGGTCATGCTGATCAGCGACATCG ATGGAGATGGGTGTTGTGAGCTGGTGGTCGGTTACACGGACCGTGTGGTACGGGCTTTCCGCTGGGAAGATCTGGGTGAAGGCACTGAACATCCAACAGGGCAGCTGGTGTCACTCAAGAAGTGGACACTGGAGGGTCAG GTGGACAGTCTTTCAGTGACTCCAGGGCCCTTGGGTGTTCCTGAACTGATGGTGTCTCAGCCGGGCTGTGCTTACGCCATTCTCCTGTGTACCTGGAACAAGGACGCCgggccccctcccacctctgagGGGGCCCCGGAGGGCAGCAG ggAGGCCCCGGCTGCCCGAGATGTCATGTTGCACCAGACTTCCGGCCGCATCCACAACAAGAATGTCTCCACCCACCTCATTGGCAACATCAAACGAG GCCACAACTCTGAGATGGGTGGCTCCGGCCTCTTTGCCCTCTGCACCCTGGATG GGACGCTGAAGCTCATGGAGGAAGCAGACAAGCTGCTGTGGTCGGTGCAGGTGGATCATCAGCTTTTTGCCCTAGAGAAACTGGATGTCACG GGCAATGGGCATGAGGAGGTGGTTGCCTGTGCCTGGGATGGACAGACGTATATCATTGATCACAACCGCACCGTCGTCCGCTTCCAAGTGGACGAGAATATCCGAGCCTTCTGTGCAG GCCTGTATGCCTGCAAGGAGGGCCGCAACAGCCCCTGCCTCGTGTACGTCACGTTCAACCAGAAGATCTACGTGTACTGGGAGGTGCAGCTTGAGCGGATGGAGTCGACCAATCTGCTGAAACTGCTGGAGGCTGAGCCAGAGTTCCAGAGCCTGCTGCAGGAGCTGGGCATGG ATCCTGATGACCTCCCAGCTGTCCGCGCCCTGCTTCACCAAACCCTCTACCATCCAGACCAGCCCCCACAGTGTGCTCCTGCAAGCCTCCACGATCCCACCTAG
- the ITFG2 gene encoding KICSTOR complex protein ITFG2 isoform X3, which produces MRSVSYVQRVALEFSGSLFPHAICLGDVDNDTLNELVVGDTSGKLFVYKNDDSRPWLTCSCQGMLTCVGVGDVCNKGKPSLLCLCLSQNLVVAVSAEGWFHLCDLTPTKALDASGHHETLMGEEQHPVFKQHIPANTKVMLISDIDGDGCCELVVGYTDRVVRAFRWEDLGEGTEHPTGQLVSLKKWTLEGQVDSLSVTPGPLGVPELMVSQPGCAYAILLCTWNKDAGPPPTSEGAPEGSREAPAARDVMLHQTSGRIHNKNVSTHLIGNIKRGHNSEMGGSGLFALCTLDGTLKLMEEADKLLWSVQVDHQLFALEKLDVTGNGHEEVVACAWDGQTYIIDHNRTVVRFQVDENIRAFCAGLYACKEGRNSPCLVYVTFNQKIYVYWEVQLERMESTNLLKLLEAEPEFQSLLQELGMDPDDLPAVRALLHQTLYHPDQPPQCAPASLHDPT; this is translated from the exons ATGAGGTCGGTTAGCTACGTGCAACGCGTGGCCCTGGAATTTAGCGGGAGCCTCTTCCCGCACGCGATCTGCCTCGGAGACGTCGATAACGATACG TTAAATGAATTGGTGGTGGGGGACACCAGCGGGAAGctgtttgtgtataagaatgaTGACAGCCGGCCGTGGCTCACCTGTTCCTGCCAGGGCATG CTGACTTGTGTTGGGGTTGGAGATGTTTGTAATAAAGGAAAG CCATCCCTCCtatgcctctgcctctcccagaaCCTGGTGGTGGCGGTGAGTGCTGAGGGATGGTTTCACCTGTGTGACCTGACGCCTACCAAGGCCCTGGATGCTTCTGGGCACCACGAGACCCTAATGGGAGAGGAGCAGCATCCAGTCTTCAAGCagcacatccctgccaacaccaAGGTCATGCTGATCAGCGACATCG ATGGAGATGGGTGTTGTGAGCTGGTGGTCGGTTACACGGACCGTGTGGTACGGGCTTTCCGCTGGGAAGATCTGGGTGAAGGCACTGAACATCCAACAGGGCAGCTGGTGTCACTCAAGAAGTGGACACTGGAGGGTCAG GTGGACAGTCTTTCAGTGACTCCAGGGCCCTTGGGTGTTCCTGAACTGATGGTGTCTCAGCCGGGCTGTGCTTACGCCATTCTCCTGTGTACCTGGAACAAGGACGCCgggccccctcccacctctgagGGGGCCCCGGAGGGCAGCAG ggAGGCCCCGGCTGCCCGAGATGTCATGTTGCACCAGACTTCCGGCCGCATCCACAACAAGAATGTCTCCACCCACCTCATTGGCAACATCAAACGAG GCCACAACTCTGAGATGGGTGGCTCCGGCCTCTTTGCCCTCTGCACCCTGGATG GGACGCTGAAGCTCATGGAGGAAGCAGACAAGCTGCTGTGGTCGGTGCAGGTGGATCATCAGCTTTTTGCCCTAGAGAAACTGGATGTCACG GGCAATGGGCATGAGGAGGTGGTTGCCTGTGCCTGGGATGGACAGACGTATATCATTGATCACAACCGCACCGTCGTCCGCTTCCAAGTGGACGAGAATATCCGAGCCTTCTGTGCAG GCCTGTATGCCTGCAAGGAGGGCCGCAACAGCCCCTGCCTCGTGTACGTCACGTTCAACCAGAAGATCTACGTGTACTGGGAGGTGCAGCTTGAGCGGATGGAGTCGACCAATCTGCTGAAACTGCTGGAGGCTGAGCCAGAGTTCCAGAGCCTGCTGCAGGAGCTGGGCATGG ATCCTGATGACCTCCCAGCTGTCCGCGCCCTGCTTCACCAAACCCTCTACCATCCAGACCAGCCCCCACAGTGTGCTCCTGCAAGCCTCCACGATCCCACCTAG
- the ITFG2 gene encoding KICSTOR complex protein ITFG2 isoform X4 — protein sequence MRSVSYVQRVALEFSGSLFPHAICLGDVDNDTLNELVVGDTSGKLFVYKNDDSRPWLTCSCQGMLTCVGVGDVCNKGKNLVVAVSAEGWFHLCDLTPTKALDASGHHETLMGEEQHPVFKQHIPANTKVMLISDIDGDGCCELVVGYTDRVVRAFRWEDLGEGTEHPTGQLVSLKKWTLEGQVDSLSVTPGPLGVPELMVSQPGCAYAILLCTWNKDAGPPPTSEGAPEGSREAPAARDVMLHQTSGRIHNKNVSTHLIGNIKRGHNSEMGGSGLFALCTLDGTLKLMEEADKLLWSVQVDHQLFALEKLDVTGNGHEEVVACAWDGQTYIIDHNRTVVRFQVDENIRAFCAGLYACKEGRNSPCLVYVTFNQKIYVYWEVQLERMESTNLLKLLEAEPEFQSLLQELGMDPDDLPAVRALLHQTLYHPDQPPQCAPASLHDPT from the exons ATGAGGTCGGTTAGCTACGTGCAACGCGTGGCCCTGGAATTTAGCGGGAGCCTCTTCCCGCACGCGATCTGCCTCGGAGACGTCGATAACGATACG TTAAATGAATTGGTGGTGGGGGACACCAGCGGGAAGctgtttgtgtataagaatgaTGACAGCCGGCCGTGGCTCACCTGTTCCTGCCAGGGCATG CTGACTTGTGTTGGGGTTGGAGATGTTTGTAATAAAGGAAAG aaCCTGGTGGTGGCGGTGAGTGCTGAGGGATGGTTTCACCTGTGTGACCTGACGCCTACCAAGGCCCTGGATGCTTCTGGGCACCACGAGACCCTAATGGGAGAGGAGCAGCATCCAGTCTTCAAGCagcacatccctgccaacaccaAGGTCATGCTGATCAGCGACATCG ATGGAGATGGGTGTTGTGAGCTGGTGGTCGGTTACACGGACCGTGTGGTACGGGCTTTCCGCTGGGAAGATCTGGGTGAAGGCACTGAACATCCAACAGGGCAGCTGGTGTCACTCAAGAAGTGGACACTGGAGGGTCAG GTGGACAGTCTTTCAGTGACTCCAGGGCCCTTGGGTGTTCCTGAACTGATGGTGTCTCAGCCGGGCTGTGCTTACGCCATTCTCCTGTGTACCTGGAACAAGGACGCCgggccccctcccacctctgagGGGGCCCCGGAGGGCAGCAG ggAGGCCCCGGCTGCCCGAGATGTCATGTTGCACCAGACTTCCGGCCGCATCCACAACAAGAATGTCTCCACCCACCTCATTGGCAACATCAAACGAG GCCACAACTCTGAGATGGGTGGCTCCGGCCTCTTTGCCCTCTGCACCCTGGATG GGACGCTGAAGCTCATGGAGGAAGCAGACAAGCTGCTGTGGTCGGTGCAGGTGGATCATCAGCTTTTTGCCCTAGAGAAACTGGATGTCACG GGCAATGGGCATGAGGAGGTGGTTGCCTGTGCCTGGGATGGACAGACGTATATCATTGATCACAACCGCACCGTCGTCCGCTTCCAAGTGGACGAGAATATCCGAGCCTTCTGTGCAG GCCTGTATGCCTGCAAGGAGGGCCGCAACAGCCCCTGCCTCGTGTACGTCACGTTCAACCAGAAGATCTACGTGTACTGGGAGGTGCAGCTTGAGCGGATGGAGTCGACCAATCTGCTGAAACTGCTGGAGGCTGAGCCAGAGTTCCAGAGCCTGCTGCAGGAGCTGGGCATGG ATCCTGATGACCTCCCAGCTGTCCGCGCCCTGCTTCACCAAACCCTCTACCATCCAGACCAGCCCCCACAGTGTGCTCCTGCAAGCCTCCACGATCCCACCTAG
- the NRIP2 gene encoding nuclear receptor-interacting protein 2 isoform X3: protein METRTVQQPPPCSSSSGSPAGATRQEARRVEGDSRRRGQEAALRDRAPLSQQRRLRQATQFLHKDSADLLPLDSLKRLGTSKDLQPHSVIQRRLVEGNQSRFQGESPPAQAPIHSQESRRKTSKTQIPALLVNCKCRDQELRVAVDTGTQHNQISAGCLSRLGLGKVLKAPGGDVAPGPPTQVEQLELQLGQETVACSAQVVDVESPEFCLGLQTLLSLKCCIDLEHGVLRLRAPFSELPFLPLYQGPGQ, encoded by the exons ATGGAGACGAGGACGGTTCAGCAGCCCCCGCCCTGCTCATCAAGCTCCGGGAGCCCCGCAGGGGCCACCCGGCAGGAGGCCAGAAGAGTGGAGGGAGACtccaggaggaggggacaggaggcagcGCTTCGCGACCGAGCCCCCCTGAGCCAGCAGCGCCGGCTCAGACAGGCCACCCAGTTCCTGCACAAGGACTCTGCCGACCTGCTCCCCCTGGACAGCCTCAAGAGGCTCGGCACCTCCAAGGACTTG CAGCCGCACAGTGTGATCCAAAGACGCCTGGTGGAGGGAAACCAGAGTCGGTTTCAGGGGGAGTCTCCCCCCGCGCAGGCCCCGATTCACAGCCAGGAGAGCAGGAGGAAGACCAGCAAGACACAGATTCCTGCTCTTCTGGTGAACTGCAAG TGCCGAGACCAGGAGCTTCGGGTGGCCGTGGACACAGGCACCCAACACAACCAGATCTCAGCTGGGTGCCTCAGCCGCCTGGG GTTAGGGAAGGTCCTCAAAGCCCCAGGTGGGGACGTGGCACCTGGGCCCCCCACGCAGGTGGAGCAGCTGGAGCTACAGCTGGGCCAGGAGACGGTGGCCTGCTCAGCCCAGGTTGTGG ATGTTGAGAGTCCTGAATTCTGTCTTGGACTGCAGACTCTGCTTTCTCTCAAG tgcTGCATCGACCTCGAGCATGGAGTGCTGCGGCTGAGGGCCCCCTTCTCAGAGctgcccttcctgcctctgtACCAAGGGCCTGGCCAGTGA
- the NRIP2 gene encoding nuclear receptor-interacting protein 2 isoform X1, with protein METRTVQQPPPCSSSSGSPAGATRQEARRVEGDSRRRGQEAALRDRAPLSQQRRLRQATQFLHKDSADLLPLDSLKRLGTSKDLPAAAQCDPKTPGGGKPESVSGGVSPRAGPDSQPGEQEEDQQDTDSCSSGELQVPRPGASGGRGHRHPTQPDLSWVPQPPGVREGPQSPRWGRGTWAPHAGGAAGATAGPGDGGLLSPGCGLFCFQTIPADVESPEFCLGLQTLLSLKCCIDLEHGVLRLRAPFSELPFLPLYQGPGQ; from the exons ATGGAGACGAGGACGGTTCAGCAGCCCCCGCCCTGCTCATCAAGCTCCGGGAGCCCCGCAGGGGCCACCCGGCAGGAGGCCAGAAGAGTGGAGGGAGACtccaggaggaggggacaggaggcagcGCTTCGCGACCGAGCCCCCCTGAGCCAGCAGCGCCGGCTCAGACAGGCCACCCAGTTCCTGCACAAGGACTCTGCCGACCTGCTCCCCCTGGACAGCCTCAAGAGGCTCGGCACCTCCAAGGACTTG CCAGCAGCCGCACAGTGTGATCCAAAGACGCCTGGTGGAGGGAAACCAGAGTCGGTTTCAGGGGGAGTCTCCCCCCGCGCAGGCCCCGATTCACAGCCAGGAGAGCAGGAGGAAGACCAGCAAGACACAGATTCCTGCTCTTCTGGTGAACTGCAAG TGCCGAGACCAGGAGCTTCGGGTGGCCGTGGACACAGGCACCCAACACAACCAGATCTCAGCTGGGTGCCTCAGCCGCCTGGG GTTAGGGAAGGTCCTCAAAGCCCCAGGTGGGGACGTGGCACCTGGGCCCCCCACGCAGGTGGAGCAGCTGGAGCTACAGCTGGGCCAGGAGACGGTGGCCTGCTCAGCCCAGGTTGTGG CCTCTTCTGTTTTCAAACGATTCCTGCAGATGTTGAGAGTCCTGAATTCTGTCTTGGACTGCAGACTCTGCTTTCTCTCAAG tgcTGCATCGACCTCGAGCATGGAGTGCTGCGGCTGAGGGCCCCCTTCTCAGAGctgcccttcctgcctctgtACCAAGGGCCTGGCCAGTGA
- the NRIP2 gene encoding nuclear receptor-interacting protein 2 isoform X4, with protein METRTVQQPPPCSSSSGSPAGATRQEARRVEGDSRRRGQEAALRDRAPLSQQRRLRQATQFLHKDSADLLPLDSLKRLGTSKDLQPHSVIQRRLVEGNQSRFQGESPPAQAPIHSQESRRKTSKTQIPALLVNCKCRDQELRVAVDTGTQHNQISAGCLSRLGLGKVLKAPGGDVAPGPPTQVEQLELQLGQETVACSAQVVASSVFKRFLQMLRVLNSVLDCRLCFLSSAASTSSMECCG; from the exons ATGGAGACGAGGACGGTTCAGCAGCCCCCGCCCTGCTCATCAAGCTCCGGGAGCCCCGCAGGGGCCACCCGGCAGGAGGCCAGAAGAGTGGAGGGAGACtccaggaggaggggacaggaggcagcGCTTCGCGACCGAGCCCCCCTGAGCCAGCAGCGCCGGCTCAGACAGGCCACCCAGTTCCTGCACAAGGACTCTGCCGACCTGCTCCCCCTGGACAGCCTCAAGAGGCTCGGCACCTCCAAGGACTTG CAGCCGCACAGTGTGATCCAAAGACGCCTGGTGGAGGGAAACCAGAGTCGGTTTCAGGGGGAGTCTCCCCCCGCGCAGGCCCCGATTCACAGCCAGGAGAGCAGGAGGAAGACCAGCAAGACACAGATTCCTGCTCTTCTGGTGAACTGCAAG TGCCGAGACCAGGAGCTTCGGGTGGCCGTGGACACAGGCACCCAACACAACCAGATCTCAGCTGGGTGCCTCAGCCGCCTGGG GTTAGGGAAGGTCCTCAAAGCCCCAGGTGGGGACGTGGCACCTGGGCCCCCCACGCAGGTGGAGCAGCTGGAGCTACAGCTGGGCCAGGAGACGGTGGCCTGCTCAGCCCAGGTTGTGG CCTCTTCTGTTTTCAAACGATTCCTGCAGATGTTGAGAGTCCTGAATTCTGTCTTGGACTGCAGACTCTGCTTTCTCTCAAG tgcTGCATCGACCTCGAGCATGGAGTGCTGCGGCTGA
- the NRIP2 gene encoding nuclear receptor-interacting protein 2 isoform X2, producing the protein METRTVQQPPPCSSSSGSPAGATRQEARRVEGDSRRRGQEAALRDRAPLSQQRRLRQATQFLHKDSADLLPLDSLKRLGTSKDLQPHSVIQRRLVEGNQSRFQGESPPAQAPIHSQESRRKTSKTQIPALLVNCKCRDQELRVAVDTGTQHNQISAGCLSRLGLGKVLKAPGGDVAPGPPTQVEQLELQLGQETVACSAQVVDVESPEFCLGLQTLLSLKVRRMRALDPHLGPDPKGWDKEVKGTGEEAWASF; encoded by the exons ATGGAGACGAGGACGGTTCAGCAGCCCCCGCCCTGCTCATCAAGCTCCGGGAGCCCCGCAGGGGCCACCCGGCAGGAGGCCAGAAGAGTGGAGGGAGACtccaggaggaggggacaggaggcagcGCTTCGCGACCGAGCCCCCCTGAGCCAGCAGCGCCGGCTCAGACAGGCCACCCAGTTCCTGCACAAGGACTCTGCCGACCTGCTCCCCCTGGACAGCCTCAAGAGGCTCGGCACCTCCAAGGACTTG CAGCCGCACAGTGTGATCCAAAGACGCCTGGTGGAGGGAAACCAGAGTCGGTTTCAGGGGGAGTCTCCCCCCGCGCAGGCCCCGATTCACAGCCAGGAGAGCAGGAGGAAGACCAGCAAGACACAGATTCCTGCTCTTCTGGTGAACTGCAAG TGCCGAGACCAGGAGCTTCGGGTGGCCGTGGACACAGGCACCCAACACAACCAGATCTCAGCTGGGTGCCTCAGCCGCCTGGG GTTAGGGAAGGTCCTCAAAGCCCCAGGTGGGGACGTGGCACCTGGGCCCCCCACGCAGGTGGAGCAGCTGGAGCTACAGCTGGGCCAGGAGACGGTGGCCTGCTCAGCCCAGGTTGTGG ATGTTGAGAGTCCTGAATTCTGTCTTGGACTGCAGACTCTGCTTTCTCTCAAGGTAAGAAGGATGCGGGCGCTTGACCCACATTTGGGGCCTGACCCAAAGGGCTGGGATAAAGAGGTAAAAGGCACAGGTGAGGAAGCGTGGGCCAGCTTCTGA